A stretch of Chloroflexota bacterium DNA encodes these proteins:
- a CDS encoding 4Fe-4S binding protein: MALLLFLYLLFETRQQLNTIIPHDLFFRLNPLAAISAMLASRSWMLPMALAGITLLLTIAVGRAWCGWLCPLGTLLDWIPSRRPNRKGLDISTYWRQGKNIVLFTILLAAAAGNLTLLFLDPITILFRTIASTAAPIANWAVTSAQEWLYQLAALRPALEWSDRLIRGALLSDQPFYLPGLLIALLFAGVLALNAIRPRFWCRYLCPLGALLGLVSRIGLVRQRVNQEQCTKCFRCAVECHTAAIKPERRFVADTAECTTCLDCMEICPAKAISFGGQRAPSLLPRYEPSRRQFLVSLGAAAAGTALLRIPSALGGAHASLVRPPGANEDQLASKCIRCGECARVCPTGVIQPSVADWEGVWTPRMVTRLGYCDYSCNACGQVCPTGAIAKLALADKQRAVIGIAVVDEKRCIPFAEGRECIVCEEVCPIPEKAIKLEEKAASDSLGRAVLVRQPRVVTDLCTGCGICDYQCPVSGKSAIPIYPTGESGVGYSATLTASEKGVKHRPSG, encoded by the coding sequence ATGGCGTTGCTCCTGTTCCTCTATCTGCTTTTTGAAACCCGGCAGCAACTCAACACCATAATCCCCCACGACCTTTTCTTCCGCCTCAACCCCTTGGCGGCAATCTCGGCCATGCTGGCCAGCCGGAGCTGGATGTTGCCCATGGCCCTGGCCGGCATCACCTTGCTGCTGACGATTGCGGTAGGTCGCGCCTGGTGCGGCTGGCTCTGCCCCCTCGGCACACTGCTGGACTGGATACCATCGCGCCGCCCCAACCGAAAAGGGCTGGACATCTCCACCTACTGGCGGCAGGGCAAGAATATTGTCCTCTTCACCATTCTTTTGGCCGCTGCCGCGGGCAACCTGACGCTTCTTTTCCTCGACCCGATAACTATTCTCTTCCGCACCATTGCCTCAACGGCTGCCCCCATAGCTAACTGGGCAGTAACCTCAGCCCAGGAATGGCTTTATCAGCTTGCGGCGCTTCGTCCCGCTCTGGAATGGTCTGATAGATTGATACGAGGCGCACTGCTCAGCGACCAGCCTTTTTATCTGCCGGGCCTGCTAATCGCCCTGCTATTCGCTGGTGTCTTGGCGTTGAATGCCATTCGGCCCCGCTTCTGGTGCCGCTATCTCTGCCCCCTGGGTGCGCTATTGGGGCTGGTATCCAGGATTGGCCTGGTGCGGCAGAGGGTAAACCAGGAGCAGTGTACTAAGTGTTTCCGCTGCGCTGTTGAGTGCCACACGGCTGCCATCAAGCCCGAGCGCAGGTTTGTTGCCGATACCGCCGAGTGCACCACCTGTCTGGACTGCATGGAGATTTGCCCGGCGAAAGCTATCTCCTTTGGTGGTCAACGGGCTCCATCATTGCTTCCGCGCTACGAACCATCGCGGCGGCAGTTCCTGGTCTCCCTGGGTGCTGCCGCCGCAGGGACGGCGCTCTTGCGGATACCATCTGCTCTCGGCGGTGCGCACGCATCGCTTGTCAGGCCGCCAGGCGCAAACGAGGACCAGTTGGCGAGCAAATGCATCCGCTGTGGCGAATGTGCCAGGGTCTGCCCAACTGGGGTGATACAGCCAAGCGTTGCTGACTGGGAGGGGGTGTGGACGCCGAGGATGGTTACCCGCCTGGGCTACTGTGACTACTCCTGCAATGCCTGCGGGCAGGTGTGCCCCACCGGGGCCATCGCCAAGCTGGCACTGGCCGATAAACAGCGGGCGGTCATTGGCATAGCCGTAGTTGATGAAAAGCGCTGTATTCCTTTCGCCGAGGGCCGTGAATGTATCGTCTGTGAAGAGGTGTGCCCCATACCGGAAAAGGCCATTAAACTTGAGGAGAAAGCGGCCTCGGATTCCCTTGGCCGGGCGGTTTTGGTGCGCCAGCCCAGAGTAGTAACAGATTTATGCACAGGCTGCGGCATCTGTGACTACCAGTGTCCGGTCAGCGGCAAGTCCGCTATCCCCATATATCCAACAGGTGAGAGTGGCGTTGGCTATTCAGCGACATTGACAGCTAGTGAGAAGGGAGTCAAACATAGGCCCAGCGGCTGA